From a region of the Salvelinus namaycush isolate Seneca chromosome 40, SaNama_1.0, whole genome shotgun sequence genome:
- the gulp1b gene encoding PTB domain-containing engulfment adapter protein 1 — MNRAFNRRNDKSGGMTSPEALAKNHMAYNVKFLGVTEVDQPKGTDVIRVAVRKLKFQRHIKKSEGHKTPKVELQVSIYGVKLLDPKTRDVQHNCQLHRISFCADDKTDKRIFTFICTEPETKKHICYVFDSEKCAEEITVSIGRAFDLAYRKFLESGGKDVEMRKQIGSLQKRILELETENSKLKERLQDLEDHMADCQGSPLLHLNSSNEAHMLPSPSSMFWDDSVSLNALSFLEMSSVALTPASSPDSSISAGLLTPPPSKPAQPRLPQHYGCCLPRPRAWSTISRRTPTDVFDMVPFSSGSSMARKPAINGSSPPPPSFSPPPPPPHVFLKERGTDILGAEPFDPFLCNTSFPPDVQSKLDEMQEGFNMGLTLEGTIFSLDPVDSRC, encoded by the exons ATAAATCTGGAGGAATGACATCCCCTGAGGCTTTGGCCAAGAATCACATGGCGTACAATGTCAAG TTCCTTGGCGTAACAGAGGTTGACCAACCTAAAGGCACAGATGTCATAAGGGTAGCAGTGAGAAAGCTGAAG TTCCAAAGGCATATCAAGAAATCAGAGGGACACAAAACACCGAAGGTGGAGCTGCAGGTATCCATCTACGGAGTGAAATTATTAGACCCCAAGACCAGA GATGTACAGCACAACTGTCAGCTTCATAGGATATCCTTCTGCGCGGACGACAAAACGGACAAGAGGATATTCACCTTCATCTGCACAGAGCCAGAGACCAAAAAACACATCTGTTATGTGTTCGACAGTGAAAAATGT GCAGAGGAGATCACCGTCAGCATTGGTCGAGCATTTGACCTGGCGTACAGGAAGTTTCTGGAGTCTGGCGGAAAAGACGTGGAGATGAGGAAACAGATCGGCAGTCTGCAGAAAAGA ATTCTGGAACTGGAAACTGAAAATTCCAAGTTGAAAGAACGACTTCAAGATCTAGAGGATCACATGGCAGATTGTCAAGGCTCACCG CTTCTACACTTGAACTCTTCTAACGAGGCCCACATGCTGCCGAGTCCCTCGTCTATGTTCTGGGATGACAGTGTCAGCCTGAACGCCCTTTCCTTTCTAGAGATGTCCTCTGTGGCTCTAACCCCAGCCAGCTCTCCAGACTCCAGTATCTCCGCTGGTCTACTAACCCCTCCACCCAGTAAACCTGCCCAGCCCAGGCTACCGCAGCATTATGGGTGCTGCTTACCTCGACCGCGA GCATGGAGCACCATATCCAGGCGTACCCCGACGGACGTTTTCGACATGGTTCCTTTCTCCTCAGGGTCTTCTATGGCAAGGAAACCTGCCATCAATgggtcctcccctcctcctccctccttttcccctcctccacctcctccacatgTTTTCCTGAAAGAGAGAG GAACAGATATTTTGGGGGCGGAGCCTTTTGACCCGTTCCTCTGCAACACATCCTTTCCTCCTGACGTCCAATCTAAACTGGATGAAATGCAG GAGGGGTTCAATATGGGACTAACCCTGGAGGGCACCATCTTCTCTCTGGACCCAGTAGACAGTCGCTGCTGA